The segment CATGTAACGCGTAAAGCGGAAAAATGGACAACAAGTAAAACCAAAACCATTCGCTACTTACTTTGAAACTCTGTCACTTTGAAACTTTGCCACTTATCCCTATATTTGCACGCTTAAATACAATACTATGCAACTTTCAGAACAAGAAATCATTAGAAGAGACAAATTAAAATCTCTTCGCGAACTGGGAATCAACCCTTATCCTGCAGATTTATTTCCTGTAAACCATACTTCAAAACAGGTTAAGGAAAATTTTGAAGAAGGTAAGAAGGTTATTGTTGCCGGTCGTTTGATGAGTGTGAGAGATCAGGGAAAAGCCTGCTTTGCCGAATTGCAGGACAGCGAAGGCAGAATACAGTTGTATTTAAACCGTGATGTGATTTGTCCCGAAGAAGATAAAACGCTATATAATCAGGTTTTTAAAAAACTAACAGACTTAGGCGATTTTATTGGTATTGAAGGTGAATTATTCACTACACAAGTTGGCGCCAAATGTATTCGCGTTTCTAATTTTACTTTTTTAAGCAAAACATTACGCCCATTGCCTTTGCCAAAAACAGATGAAGAAGGAAATGTACATGATGCTTTTAATGATGCCGAATTGCGTTACCGAATGCGTTATGTAGATTTAGTTGTAAATCCGCATGTGAAAGAAGTTTTTATGAAAAGAACAAAACTGTTCACAGCCATGAGAACCTTCTTCAACAATGCCGGCTATATGGAAGTGGAAACTCCGGTTTTGCAATCTATTCCCGGTGGAGCAGCTGCGCGTCCGTTTATCACGCATCATAATAGTCTGGATATTCCTTTATACATGAGAATTGCAAACGAATTGTATCTGAAAAGATTAATCGTTGGTGGATTTGATGGCGTGTATGAGTTTTCTAAAAACTTCAGAAACGAAGGAATGGACAGAACGCACAATCCGGAATTTACTGCAATGGAAATATATGTAGCCTACAAAGACTACAACTGGATGATGGAAATGACCGAAAATCTTTTGGAATATTGTGCCAATGAAGTAAACGGAACAACTGAAGCTACTTTTGGCGAACACAAAGTAAACTTCAAAGCGCCGTATGCGAGAGTTACGATGACTGATGCCATCAAACAATTTACAGGTTTTGATATTTCGGGTAAAACCGAAGCTGAGCTTTTTGAAGCAGCCAAGTCAATGCACATTGAAGTGGATGAAACGATGGGTAAAGGAAAACTGATTGACGAGATTTTCGGAGCAAAATGCGAAGGAAACTTTATTCAGCCGACATTCATCACAGATTATCCAAAAGAAATGTCGCCTTTATGTAAAGAGCACAGAGATAATCCCGATTTGACTGAGCGTTTTGAATTAATGGTTTGTGGTAAAGAAATTGCAAATGCTTATTCAGAATTGAATGATCCAATTGACCAAAGAGGTCGTTTTGAAGCACAAATGGCTTTGGCAGAAAAAGGCGATGACGAAGCGAACGGAATTATAGATGAAGACTTTTTGCGTGCGTTAGAATATGGAATGCCACCAACTTCGGGGTTGGGAATTGGAATGGACAGATTAATTATGTTTTTGACCAATAACCCATCAATTCAGGAAGTATTGTTCTTCCCTCAAATGCGACCGGAGAAAAAACAAGTAGAATTAACTGATGACGAAAAACTTATCATTGGTTTATTAAAAAAAGAAAACAATCAACCGATAGCGCAACTCAAAGACAAATCGGCTTTAAGCGGAAAAAAATGGGACGCAGCCATGAAAGGTTTAGCAAAACACGGTTTAACCAAAGTAGCCGTTGACGGCGAAAACAAAACAGTCGTTTTGAATTAAAATAAAAAGGAACTCAATTGAGTTCCTTTTTTATAAAATTTTGTTAAGCATTAAACCTTTTAAAAACATCGTCGTCCTATCGGCACATTAATTTAAAAAACATATAAAATGAAAAAAGTAATTGTAGCCGCATTATTAGTTGTTGGAATAACAGCATTTGCTCAGGAAAAAGAAGGAAGAAGAGCCGGAAGAGAAAAATTAACTTCGGAACAAAAAGTTGATTATCAAGTAAAAAAACTGACTAAGGACTTGGATTTAAGCGAAAAGCAAGCCAAAGACGTTAAAGCTTTAGTGACTAAACAAGTAGCAAAAAGAGAAGCTAAAAAAGCTGAAATGCAAGAGCTTAAAGCTAAAAAAAGAGAAGAAATGAAAGCTCAAAGAGAAGCGGAACAAGCTGCAGTAAGTGCTGACATGAAAAAAATATTGACTGCTGAACAATATGCTAAATGGGAGAAAAATCGTGAAGAGAAAAAAGAAAGCATAAAAGAAAAGATGGCTGAAAGAAAAGAAAAAAGACAATTAAAAAATCTTCCTGAAAGTAAATAAAAAATAAATTTTGAGTTTACGTCAAAATAAATTAGTTTTGGAGTTATTAATTCAACTAAAATTTACACAATGAAAAAAATAATTGCTGCTTTAACATTGATGTTGGCATTTTCAATAAATGCAAATGCACAAGATAAACAAACTTCATCAGCCTATGATTTAGGAAAAAAACAAGCTGCTGAGTTATCTGAATTATTAGGATTAGACGCTACTAAAACTGAAAATTTTGCAAGACTTTTTGAACATAAAATCACTGTTCTTGAAGACATAAACTTAACACAAGAAAGAAAAGATGAGTTTTCAAGAGTTGTTGAAGCAAAAATAAGAGCTGCTTTGGAACCAAAACAAATGGAAAAATTAGAAAAAAACGAAGTGTTGTTTAAGAAATTAACACACTAATATTTTCAATATCTAAATAAAAAAAATCCTCTCGTTTAATAATGAGAGGATTTTTTTTATTTATAAACTTTTAGAAACTTTATCAATGGCGGCAATGGTAAAATCTAAATCTTCATAGGTTAAAGCATCCGTTATAAACCAGGTTTCATAAGCCGACGGCGCAATATAAACTCCCTCAAGCAATAAACCGTGGAAGAACTTTTTAAAGGTTTCGTTATCTCCGTTTTTTGCCGTGTTAAAATCATAAACAGGATTAGCATCAAAATGAACCGAAATCATTGAACCTACTCTATTGATAGTAAATACAATATTATTAGCCGTCAATACTTTTTCAATTCCTTTGTGCAGATATGCTGTTTTTTCCTCCAATCTTTTAAAAATATCCGAATCATTGTTTAAAGTCTGAAGCATAGCAAATCCTGCAGCCATCGCCAACGGATTACCCGAAAGCGTTCCTGCCTGATAAACCGGTCCAAGTGGTGATAGATAATTCATGATTTCATTTCTGGCCGCAAAGGCGCCAACAGGCAATCCGCCTCCGATAACTTTACCAAAACAAACAATATCGGCTTTGACATTGTACAATTCCTGAACACCGCCTTTTGCCAATCGGAATCCGGTCATTACTTCATCAAAAATCAATAGCGTACCATTCTCATCACAAAGTTGTCTTAACGACTGTAAAAAGCCTGCTGAAGGTGGCACACAGCCCATATTTCCGGCAACCGGTTCAATAATAATAGCGGCTATTTCATTTTTATTGGCGCTGAATAATGCTTTTACATTTTCCAAATCATTAAAACCTGCAAGCAAGGTGTCTTTTGCTGTTCCCTGAGTAACTCCGGGAGAATTTGGTGTTCCAAATGTACTCGCGCCACTTCCGGCCTGGATTAAAAAGGAATCCGAATGCCCGTGATAACAACCGGCGAATTTTATAATTTTATCTCTTTTGGTAAAACCTCTTGCCAAACGAATTGCACTCATACAAGCTTCGGTTCCCGAATTCACAAAACGGATTTTATCAATATTTGGCACCATCGAAACTGCCAGTTCAGCAATCTTTGTTTCCAATTCTGTTGGCATTCCAAATGAAGTTCCTTTTTTTGCTTTTTCAATGATGGCATCAACAACCGGTTGAAAAGCATGGCCTAAAATCATTGGTCCCCAGGAATTGATATAGTCAATTAATCGGTTATCGTCTTCATCATAAAGATAGGCACCTTTGGCACTTTTTGCAAAAATGGGTGTTCCGCCAACACCTTTAAAAGCTCTTACAGGTGAATTTACGCCGCCTGGAATAACTTTTTCGGCTTCAGCAAATAACTGACTGCTTCTTTGATAAATCATATTTGAAATGTGTATTTTATTTTGAAAATTATTTGACAATCACACTTTGACCAAGCGAAATAGTATTGTCAGTTAGGTTGTTTTTTCGCTTCAATTCGTCGATTGAAATGTTGAATTTTTTTGAAATTGAATATAACGAATCGCCTTTGACGACAGTATATTTTTGAACATCACTGTTATAGGCAATTGGCTTATTAACAACCGGCACATAGTCTTTCCCTAAAACCTCTGCATCAAATCTGCCCAATTGATATTTTTCAATTAAACCAATTAGCTTGTCCGGATATTTTGTATCGGTTGCATAACCCGCAGCTTTCAACCCATAAGCCCAGCTTTTGTAATCGTCTTTTTGAAACTCAAAAAGCTCTGCATATCTTGGTCTGCTCGTTAAGAAATAAGAATGGTCTTTGAAAGATTCGCTTGGTTGATTATACTTTCTAAAACATTCGTTTTCTTCATCATCTGTATATTTTATACTTGGCCCTGTCCATTCTTTATGGCATTTAATCCCAAAATGATTATTGGCCTGAACACTCAACGGACCAGTTCCGGCACCTGATTCTAATATGGCTTGGCCCAAAGTAATACTGGCAGGAATTCCTGTTCTAATCATATTATCTTTGGCAACACTTTTATAATTTTCGATGTAGGCTAAAACCATTTCGGTAGTTGCCTTAACTCTTGTTGTTGCTTCTAAAACTTCTGTAGCAGTTGAATAATTACCAACAGTTGGCGAATCTTTTTTAGTAATTGCCACCGGATTTTTCATTGTTGCAGGTCTGTAAATTGGCTTTCTGACTCTTTGCACAACCGGAGTTTCTGTCTTTCTGGGATCAGATTTTGTAGTTCTGACTACAGCATGATTTGCGCTACATGAAACAACAAAAATCATAAGTAGTAGTAAAGGGGCTTTCTTAATCATAAACATTAATTTGTAATTGTTTTTTTTGTTTTAATAATTTATTCATTCCGGCTATTCCTTGTAAACCGCCAGTATGTATAACCAGTATTTTTGAGTTTTCCGGGAAATAATTTTTTGTAATTAAATCCATAACTCCAAACATCATTTTCCCAGTGTAAATTGGGTCTAACGGAATTCCATGCTTTTTATAAAACTCGTTGATAAACTCTATTAATTCTTCCGAAACTTTAGCATAACCTCCAAAATGATACGCTGTAATTAAATCCCAGTTTGACTTGGAAACAAATTTACAAATATCTTCTCTTAAAAAGTCACCCATTAATGCCGGAAAACCCAAAACTTGTTGACTATTTTTTGAACAATTTATAAGTCCCGAAATGGTTCCGCCGGTTCCAATCGCGCAGCAAATATAATCGAACTTTTCATCGGTTTTTGTTAAAATTTCTTCGCAGCCTTTTACCGCTAAATCATTGGTTCCGCCTTCGGGAATTAAATAAAAATCGTCAAATTTTTCTGCTAATTGCTGAATGAATTCCGGATTGTTTTTATCTCTGTAAATTTCCCTGCCCACGAACTCAAATACCATTCCGAAATCCTGAGCTTTCTGCAAGGTTGGGTTTTCAGAAATTTTGTCTTGCAGCTCTTCACCTCTTATGATTCCGATAGTTCTAAATCCTTGCTCATTTCCTGCAGCGGCTACTGCCAAAATATGATTGGAAAAAGCGCCTCCAAAAGTCAAAAGTGTTTGCTTATTTTCTCTTTTGGCTTGCGCCAAATTGTACTTTAATTTTCTGAATTTATTCCCTGAAATATGAGGATGAAGTAAGTCTTCTCGTTTTATATAAAGCGAGATACTCGTATTTTCTAAATCGATTTTTTGATTAGTACTTTCCAAAAAAGATATTTTTTCAAAAGTAGTTTATGCAAATCATTTAACATAAAAAAAGTGATTATAAATCGCTTTTTGAAATACTGTTAGTTAGATGAAACTATGATTTTTTGTCCGATGCTTTTCCCATCGTCCGACTGAATTTTGACTAAATAAACTCCGGTACTTAAAGAAGCTGTGGAAAATTCATAACTGCTTGCCGAACCCAATTTCACTTTATTAAACAATAATTTACCGGTAATATCAAATAAGGTAACCGATTTTATGTCTAATAAATTTGGATTCGAAACGGTCATTAATTGACTGGTATTGTTTTGAAAAACAATTACATTTTCTCTTGTTGGATTAGAAGCCGACAAAGCATCATTTCTAAATGTAATTTCAAATCGATCGCTGTATGTTCCTTCCGGTAAAACAAATTCATATTCAGCATTTTTTATATCGTGATATAAATCGGTTACTTTATCATATAAATAAATGTTCTCCGCCTGATCAAAATTTATAATTTCTGCTACCGTAATTTTGAAAGAAGCATTAGTTGTAGATTTAAAAGTTACCGGTAATCTTTTGTTTTCATCAAATTGAATTACTGAAATAACATAATCTTTATCATTTAAGAAAAAATTCATGTCCAATGTTGTCTCATCAGGATTTTGTGCATCTTTTGCATGATCAACACCGTCCGTAGCTTCACTATCAAAAGCCAAAACAACTTGCTTAATTGCCTGATTATTTAACAAAGTATTAAACCTAATTTGAGGCACTTCTGCTGTTGAAACTGTTGTGTAATCAAAACCGGAAACTGACATAATAGGCGGTAAGAAATCAGCATTATCAGTGCGAGAAACCGGTACATTTCTTTCAAAAACTGAAGTTGAAACATTTTCTTTATGAAAGGCTCTGTAAGAGTTTTTCATAGTAACTGTTGTTCCCGAAGCATTACCCATAATCATAAAACCCTGCCCTACAGGGCAAAACATTCTTGCGTAACTATTGTTTGGAGAAGATTCTGTTAAAGGCAATAGATTACCTGATATGTCATAAGAATAAAATTTTGCAGGAACATATATACCTGTTCCTCCTCTTGAAACAGGAGAAAATGTTCCATAACCTCCTCTATAGGCTAGCAATGCATGTGAGGCTACCGTTTTATCATGCTCCCAAAAATAAGCAATACCTGTGCAATTAGTTGCATCAGTTAAAAATGCTGATAAATCAATAGCAGATGGATAAGGATTCCCGGTTAAGGTTAAATTATTATTAGCAACAGTAATCGTTATGTCACCATCATTAGGTTTTCCTCTAAAATCATAGCGTTGTTTACTTCCCGCATTATTAACAGCAGTTTCTCCAACATCAGTTGCATCAGAACCACTGGTTCCTTTCATAGTAAACCCTTGACCAGCGGCAATATTTGATGAACTATAAGAATGAGACCATCCTGCATAATCCGGCATCGCTAAAAATCTAAAAATCCAATAGTTAGATACTGTAAGTGCTCCCGCGGATGAAGAACCATTATAACCAGTTGTAATTGTAGCTGCATTACTTGATGAATTTGTTGTCGGCACATGTAACATTGTTATTCCAAAATCTTCATTACCAACACCGGCAGAAGCATTTCCTACTGGCGCACACCAATAATTATAAGCATAATTGTTAGATGTTCCTTCTTGAAAAACAGATAATTTACCAGCACCCGTATTAGTGGAGGTCGAAGTTGTTCCTTGTATAAACTGACCTTCATTTCTCAAATAGAAATTACTGTTAGTATCAAGTTCTAAATTTCCTTTTGCATAAACAACCGCTCCTTTGTCAAAAATATAGCTGCCATTCTTCACGTATAACTGCGCGACAACTGAGTTTACAAAAAATAAAACGCTAAGTGTAAATAGAGTTGTTTTCATTGTTAAATGTTAATTTTCAAATGTACAAATATTTTTATATCTGCCTCATTTTCAAGATAACAAAAAACAGACACAATCAGGAACAAAATACATATAAATTAAACCATTTCATTTTCTACAGATAGTTTGTGCTTTTATTGTTAATTTTTTTAATAAAAAAACGTTTAACTGATTTTCATTTAAAAAAAACATATTCTATCTTGCTTTTTATGTTTATTGCTTTTTGACAAAACAATCACTAGTAAAAATTTGTGTTTTAAAAATATGAGGGATTTTCCTAATAATTATTTTTGTTAAATCAATTATTGTGGCAGTATATTTATATTATTTTTTTATTATCCTCGTTTTTTTTAGAAAAATAACGAAACTTATGACTATTAATCTGTTAATTTATAGAATAAGATTATCTTTGTAGATTCGGATTATTAATACCATCAGGGTATTTTAAAATATTTCAGAAAATTTATATCAAATTAAAAAATGATACCAATTAAAGATTGATGATTATTTATGAGGAAGAATTACTTTGCTGTTTATGAAAAATTAAAACTCAAAACCTTACTAGTTTTGGCTATTATTTTGATTTTTAATTGTGCTGATGCGATTGCCCAATGCAGCAATTATCAGGTGTATGAGAGTATAGGAACAGCTCTTCCAACTAGTGGTGGTACTTGGGCCGATAATTCAATAACTTATGGTGTTGGAAGCGCAAGAACAGGTTATTACAGTTTAACTTTTGATGCCGCCGGTGATTATATCAGAACGCCACAAATTGCAAATCCGGGATTATTTTCTTTTTGGTACAGAAGACAAGCTACATCAACCGGGACTCCTCAATTTCAGGTTCAGACATCACCTGACGGCGTTGGTTCTTGGTCAGCGGCAGTAGCAACAACAGGTACTTTTACAACAACTTACCAACAATTAACAGTTGATTTGGGAGCTTTAGCGCTAACTAATGTATATGTTAGAATAGTTGACACAAGAGGTTCAGGAACCGCAGCTAGATATGTTGATGACATTGCATGGACTTCTGCTACAACAACTAATACGCTTATTCCGGCATTAGCGAATTGTGGTCAAACCATTGCTTGTGGCACAACCTATACTTTTACGGATTCAGGTACTGCAAACGATAATTACAATTACACAGTAACAGGAACTGCTACTGCTACAGATTACACCATTACTTTTACGCCATCAGTAGGAACAAATAAGATTCAAATGGCTTTTAGTGCCTTTGATACCCAAAGTGGAGTTGATGGAATGGTCATTTATAATGGACCTAATACTTCCTCCCCAATTTTTGATTCAGGTCTTGGTGTTGGATCCAATGCTACAAATTGTCCGGCTGGTTCCTATTATGGCACGACAAGCCCGGGAACAATAACTTCAACAGATGCAACCGGAACGATTACAATTCGTTTTAGATCTGATACTACAACTGGTGCAGCTGGAACTAATCTGGGTTGGCTATCTAGTGTAACTTGTGTAAACCCTTGTACTACACCGGCAAATCAACCAACATCACTAAACTTTTCATCTATAACCGGTACTTCATTAAGTGGCTCTTTTACGGCTGCAGCTACTGCTCCAAGTGGTTATTTAGTTGTGAGAAGTACTAGTGCTACGCCTCCAACACTTACCGACGGAACGACCTATGCAGTTGGATATACTGGTTTAACACCAGGAACTACTACTGTTATTCAGGGGAGTGCCCTTACCAGCAACGGGGTGTCTTTTTCTGACTCTGGTTTAGTGGGAAATACACAATATTACTATTATGTATTCTCATACAACAATGCTTGCGTTGGTGCGCCATACTATTTGACAACTTCACCGCTTACTAATAGTGCTGTAACTTGTCCCGCAATACCTAATACTGTAGCAACGGCTAGTTTAAGCTACAGCGGTTTTACGCTGAACTGGGCTACACCAACGGGAGGTTCTGCTTCAGCAATAACTTACACTGTTCAAGTTACTACCGATGCAGGTTATACTGCAAATATTCCTGGCTCGCCTTTTTCTATTGCAGCTCCAACGGTTACTAAAGTGATAACTGGCTTGGCTGCAAATACACCTTATTATTATAGAATTCTTGCAAGTAATGGATGTAGTAGTGCTTATGTAAGTGGAAGTGTTACAACATCATTAGCGCCTTGTACTACCCCATCAAATCAACCAACAGTCCTAACTTTTTCATCTATAACAGGGACTTCATTAAATGGTGCTTTTACTGCAGCAGCTACTCCTCCAAGCGGTTATTTAGTTGTTAGAAGCACTAGTGCAACAGCTCCAACACTTACTGATGGAGTAACTTATGCTATTGGATATACTGGTTTAGCACCGGGAACTACTTATGTTATTCAAGGTAGTGCAGTTACCAGTAATGCTGTATCTTTTTCTGACACTGGTTTAGCCGGAAATACACAATACTATTATCATGTATTCTCTTATAATAGTGGTTGTGTTGGCACACCCTATTACTTAGCAACTTCACCTCTTACTAGCAGTGCTATAACTTGCCCAGCAATACCTAATACTGTAGCTACAGCTAGTATTACTTCTACTGGTTTTACTCTGAACTGGACTGTTCCAACGGGTGGTTCTGCTTCGGCTATAACCTATACTGTTCAAGTTACTACCGATGCAGGTTATACTGCAAATATTCCTGGTTCACCTTTTTCTATTGCGGCTCCTACGGTTACTAAAGTTGTAACTGGATTATCATCAAGCACAACTTATTATTATAGGATTCTTGCAAGTAATGGGTGTAGTAGTGCTTATGTAAGTTCAAGTGTTACTACATCAGTAGGCAATCCTTGTACTAGCGCCACAACATTGGCTTGTGCAACAAGTGGTTTGGCAAGCACTACAGTTGGTAGCACGAGCTATGCTTATACTGCAGGATGTGACCCAAGTAATTATGGAAAATGGTTTACTTTCGTCGGTGATGGAAATCAAACAACCATTACATCTGTAGGAACCGGAGGTTTTGATCAGGAAATGACTATTTCAAGTGGAAGCTGTGGAAGCTTGACCAACATAAGCTGTCACGATGTAGGCTTAAGTAACGGAACAGAAACCGCTACTTTCACTGCTATTTTAGGGACAACTTATTATGTCTACGTTGCTTATTGGTACTCCGCAGGAACCAGCACGGATACGGGTACATTCACCATTTCAAGAACCTGTACTACGCCACCGCCGCCAGTAACCAATGATGAACCATGTACAGCAATCTCATTGACCGTAAATTCTTCATGTAGTTATGCCAGTTACACTAATGCCGGAGCAACTGCTACATCAGGCGTAACAGCTCCAGGATGTGCCAGTTATTCTGGTGGTGATGTTTGGTTTAGTGCTGTTGTCCCTTCAAACGGCATATTAGAAATCGACACTAACACAGGCACTATGCTTGACAGTGGAATGGCTATTTACACCGGAACCTGTAGCAGTTTGACTTTGGTTGCTTGTGATGATGACAGTAGCACAAATGGCGCTATGTCCTATTTACAAGGAAGCGGATTAACTGCCGGAAGTACCGTTTATATAAGAATCTGGGAATACAGTAATGATAATCAGGGAACTTTTGGAATTTGTGTAACTTCTCCACCGCCACCAGCAAACAATGATTGCAGCGCACCAACAACT is part of the Flavobacterium sangjuense genome and harbors:
- a CDS encoding fibronectin type III domain-containing protein, encoding MRKNYFAVYEKLKLKTLLVLAIILIFNCADAIAQCSNYQVYESIGTALPTSGGTWADNSITYGVGSARTGYYSLTFDAAGDYIRTPQIANPGLFSFWYRRQATSTGTPQFQVQTSPDGVGSWSAAVATTGTFTTTYQQLTVDLGALALTNVYVRIVDTRGSGTAARYVDDIAWTSATTTNTLIPALANCGQTIACGTTYTFTDSGTANDNYNYTVTGTATATDYTITFTPSVGTNKIQMAFSAFDTQSGVDGMVIYNGPNTSSPIFDSGLGVGSNATNCPAGSYYGTTSPGTITSTDATGTITIRFRSDTTTGAAGTNLGWLSSVTCVNPCTTPANQPTSLNFSSITGTSLSGSFTAAATAPSGYLVVRSTSATPPTLTDGTTYAVGYTGLTPGTTTVIQGSALTSNGVSFSDSGLVGNTQYYYYVFSYNNACVGAPYYLTTSPLTNSAVTCPAIPNTVATASLSYSGFTLNWATPTGGSASAITYTVQVTTDAGYTANIPGSPFSIAAPTVTKVITGLAANTPYYYRILASNGCSSAYVSGSVTTSLAPCTTPSNQPTVLTFSSITGTSLNGAFTAAATPPSGYLVVRSTSATAPTLTDGVTYAIGYTGLAPGTTYVIQGSAVTSNAVSFSDTGLAGNTQYYYHVFSYNSGCVGTPYYLATSPLTSSAITCPAIPNTVATASITSTGFTLNWTVPTGGSASAITYTVQVTTDAGYTANIPGSPFSIAAPTVTKVVTGLSSSTTYYYRILASNGCSSAYVSSSVTTSVGNPCTSATTLACATSGLASTTVGSTSYAYTAGCDPSNYGKWFTFVGDGNQTTITSVGTGGFDQEMTISSGSCGSLTNISCHDVGLSNGTETATFTAILGTTYYVYVAYWYSAGTSTDTGTFTISRTCTTPPPPVTNDEPCTAISLTVNSSCSYASYTNAGATATSGVTAPGCASYSGGDVWFSAVVPSNGILEIDTNTGTMLDSGMAIYTGTCSSLTLVACDDDSSTNGAMSYLQGSGLTAGSTVYIRIWEYSNDNQGTFGICVTSPPPPANNDCSAPTTLTVNTGETCTTSTSGNSYGATQSQVACIGTGADDDVWYQFTATGTRHAVTVTPGTMNNVVFQVFSGSCGSLTSIACINNTTGSTAETTTLTGLTIGATYIVRVHSNNANVGTQGTFSICVTTLCTLGSGIGTTTLACINPIAGEAGQNGADPAAMHCSSPSCVNLDVTYLPINQTTNYTVSSIAYTPPYQFSCLANAVSVNVDDVWSPVINLPFNFCFYGNTYTSCVIGSNGTLSFNTSYAGTSSGYEYNNNLPSTASGLFANTIYGVYQDIDPSKGGKVGYELITLTSGCRALVASWSDVPMYYNNSILYTGMLVLYENTNVIDVYIKEKYVDDYSSSYGDAWNYGNGIVGVQNAAGTAAVVAPNRNGLSTNWSATNEAWRFTPSGAAAATTIKWFEGSGTTGTQLSTSSTLNVCPLSTTTYTAEITYTLCTGTVKLTDETTVTVNGGKTWTGLIDTDWNKAGNWNPNTAIPTGTDCVVIPNTTNKPIVSGTSYKALAGTLAVYANAKLTINSSNSIVVTDWVNVNAPGEFQINDSASLVQINNVSNTGNIVYKRTAPSIKGSDYVYWSSPVLNQDMGTIYDATFAYSSGYKYQWNTTVNNGNGASGNIGQGNWQAASGVMARAKGYIIRGSSSFGMPATSIPTTFTGNPFNGNISITVQRGDYTGGPYNGANGAQITNLNDNYNLLGNPYPSAMNALQFLQTNTYHATTNPSGQLLGNVKLWTHGHDPLLGVPNPFYGSFQYNYDANDYLTINYLGSTTPGAPDIIKGGQAFFVQMVDGTANTGTVNFTNSMRLDATNNPYSNSGFYKNGNATNDVIALEKHRIWLDLVDSNRESSGILVGYATDATNDYDTFFDAPTAVSSGLKLFSIIESRTDVFDIQGRTLPFDVNDEIPVGVNLPTSGNYSFAIAKVDGLFETQNIYLKDNLLNITHDLKVSPYQFTALSGVIKDRFKIVYINNALGNPNHSFENNIKVMVNNEVAVSSSNLQMESIVVYNVLGQKLNTYKNINSNYVTLSGLHKNNTTLLLKIKLQTGETVIKKISY